A stretch of Azospirillum brasilense DNA encodes these proteins:
- a CDS encoding 3-keto-5-aminohexanoate cleavage protein, which translates to MTTPKKSARKVIITCAVTGSIHTPSMSPHLPVTPDQIAAEAIAAVEAGAAIVHLHARDPETGRPTQDPELFQRFLPRIKQATKAVVNITTGGSAAMTVEDRLRPAAQFQPEVASLNMGSMNFGLFPMLNRFSEFQHDWERTYLENSRDLVFKNTFKDIEHILKTCSGNGTRFEFECYDISHLYTLAHFLDRKLVTPPLFVQSVFGILGGIGAHPEDVMHMKRTADRLFGDQYVWSVLGAGRNQMPIATQSLALGGNVRVGLEDNLWAGPGRLATSNAEQVAMVRKLIEGLAFEVATPDEARAMLSLKGGDAVRF; encoded by the coding sequence ATGACCACGCCCAAGAAGAGCGCGCGGAAAGTCATCATCACCTGCGCGGTCACCGGCTCCATCCACACGCCCAGCATGTCGCCGCACCTGCCGGTGACTCCGGACCAGATCGCGGCGGAGGCCATCGCCGCGGTGGAGGCCGGGGCGGCCATCGTCCACTTGCACGCCCGCGACCCGGAGACCGGCCGCCCCACCCAGGACCCGGAGCTGTTCCAACGCTTCCTGCCGCGCATCAAGCAGGCGACGAAGGCCGTGGTGAACATCACAACGGGCGGCAGCGCCGCCATGACCGTGGAGGACCGGCTGCGCCCCGCCGCGCAGTTCCAGCCGGAAGTCGCGTCGCTCAACATGGGCTCGATGAATTTCGGTCTGTTCCCCATGCTGAACCGCTTCAGCGAATTCCAGCACGATTGGGAGCGCACCTATCTGGAGAACAGCCGCGACCTCGTCTTCAAGAACACCTTCAAGGACATCGAGCACATCCTGAAGACCTGCTCCGGCAACGGGACGCGCTTTGAGTTCGAATGCTACGACATCTCGCACCTCTACACGCTGGCCCATTTCCTGGACCGCAAGCTGGTGACGCCGCCGCTGTTCGTGCAGTCGGTGTTCGGCATCCTGGGCGGCATCGGCGCGCATCCGGAGGACGTGATGCACATGAAGCGCACCGCCGACCGGCTGTTCGGGGACCAGTATGTGTGGTCGGTGCTGGGCGCTGGGCGCAACCAGATGCCCATCGCAACCCAGTCGCTGGCGCTGGGCGGCAATGTGCGCGTCGGGCTGGAGGACAATCTGTGGGCCGGTCCGGGCCGCCTCGCCACCTCCAACGCCGAGCAGGTCGCCATGGTCCGCAAGCTGATCGAGGGGCTGGCCTTTGAGGTCGCGACGCCGGACGAGGCCCGCGCCATGCTGTCGCTGAAGGGTGGCGACGCGGTGAGGTTCTGA
- a CDS encoding DMT family transporter, translating to MISRARALDLSLVGLISVCWGLNWPAVKIILTQIQPWTLRSLGFAVGAAVLFAYARSRGESLAVPRGQRWPLAAVALLNMAGFNICSAFGQMNMATSGAAIIAYTMPAWATLLAIPILGERPGPRQWMGLACGLSGLAVLLGPDLLRLGALPLGPAFMLTGAVSWALGNVLIKRTAWTMGPNAITGWQFAISLPMVLPFALAMDPAPTLALEPRVLVALVFHILVAMVGGYLLWFAIVRRLSVAQASVSSLIVPVIGVTGAIVVLGETPPLRTYAALALILCAVLLVVMVRDKRPVPAPAPVTVEPRGAGSP from the coding sequence ATGATAAGCCGCGCTCGGGCGCTGGATCTGTCGCTGGTGGGTCTCATCAGCGTCTGCTGGGGCCTGAACTGGCCCGCCGTCAAGATCATCCTCACCCAGATCCAGCCCTGGACGCTGCGCAGCCTGGGCTTCGCCGTCGGGGCGGCGGTGCTGTTCGCCTACGCGCGGTCGCGCGGGGAATCGCTGGCCGTGCCGCGCGGACAGCGCTGGCCGCTGGCCGCCGTCGCCCTGCTGAACATGGCGGGCTTCAACATCTGCTCCGCCTTCGGGCAGATGAACATGGCGACCTCGGGCGCGGCCATCATCGCCTACACCATGCCGGCCTGGGCGACGCTGCTGGCGATCCCCATCCTGGGCGAGCGTCCGGGGCCGCGCCAGTGGATGGGGCTGGCCTGCGGGCTGAGCGGGCTGGCCGTCCTGCTCGGCCCCGATCTGCTTCGGCTGGGCGCCCTGCCGCTCGGCCCCGCCTTCATGCTGACCGGCGCGGTGAGCTGGGCGCTGGGCAATGTCCTGATCAAGCGGACGGCCTGGACCATGGGGCCGAACGCCATCACCGGCTGGCAGTTCGCCATCTCCCTGCCGATGGTGCTGCCCTTCGCACTGGCGATGGACCCAGCCCCGACGTTGGCGCTGGAGCCCCGTGTGCTGGTCGCGCTGGTCTTCCACATCCTGGTGGCTATGGTCGGCGGCTACCTGCTGTGGTTCGCCATCGTGCGGCGGCTGAGCGTCGCACAGGCTTCGGTCAGCTCGCTGATCGTGCCGGTGATCGGCGTTACCGGCGCCATCGTCGTGCTGGGCGAGACGCCGCCGCTGCGCACCTACGCCGCGCTGGCGCTGATCCTCTGCGCCGTCCTGCTGGTCGTGATGGTGCGCGACAAGCGGCCCGTGCCAGCCCCGGCGCCGGTCACGGTGGAGCCGCGGGGGGCAGGTTCTCCCTGA
- a CDS encoding LacI family DNA-binding transcriptional regulator, which translates to MQDDADAVAAPPEHTRGLPRIADIARLSGVSTATVDRVLNHRPGVRPATVQRVMKAAAELDYIPESDLGAALGPKPVRLAFLLPDGTNRYLTRLGQLIRQSEAALAPLGIRAQVEFIKSFNPDLLARSLLQHWRKVDGVAFMALEHPAVREAVNELAARNVPTVTLISDVQNCRRAAYVGLDNRAAGRTAGYLFARFLGGRAGKVAMIAGSLSYRAHEDRELGFLNVLKEMAPAIEVVGLREAHDDEAKSYRQTRTLLSHHPDLAGIYTIGGGAEGVARALKEARREREVVFIGHGFTPETRALLIDGTMEAVITQDPRSALMSCAAVFANLRAGREAMHGVEPPRIEVIFRENLPPAAPP; encoded by the coding sequence ATGCAGGATGATGCGGACGCCGTCGCCGCGCCCCCCGAACACACCCGTGGCCTGCCGCGGATCGCCGACATCGCGCGGCTGTCCGGCGTCTCCACGGCCACCGTGGACCGCGTGCTGAACCATCGCCCCGGCGTGCGCCCGGCGACCGTGCAGCGCGTGATGAAGGCCGCGGCGGAGCTGGACTACATCCCGGAATCGGACCTCGGCGCGGCGCTGGGGCCGAAGCCGGTGCGGCTGGCTTTCCTGCTGCCGGACGGGACGAACCGCTACCTGACGCGGCTCGGCCAGCTGATCCGGCAGTCGGAGGCGGCGCTGGCCCCGCTGGGCATCCGCGCGCAGGTCGAATTCATCAAGAGCTTCAACCCGGACCTGCTGGCGCGCAGCCTGCTCCAGCACTGGCGCAAGGTCGACGGGGTCGCCTTCATGGCGCTGGAGCATCCGGCGGTGCGCGAGGCGGTGAACGAGCTGGCGGCGCGCAACGTGCCGACGGTGACGCTGATCTCCGACGTGCAGAACTGTCGCCGGGCCGCCTATGTCGGTCTCGACAACCGGGCGGCGGGTCGGACGGCGGGCTATCTGTTCGCGCGCTTCCTCGGCGGGCGGGCGGGCAAGGTCGCGATGATCGCCGGCAGCCTCAGCTACCGCGCGCACGAGGACCGCGAGCTGGGATTCCTGAACGTCCTGAAGGAGATGGCCCCGGCCATCGAGGTGGTGGGGCTGCGCGAGGCCCACGACGACGAGGCCAAAAGCTACCGGCAGACGCGGACGCTGCTCAGCCACCACCCCGACCTCGCCGGCATCTACACCATCGGCGGCGGGGCGGAGGGCGTGGCCCGCGCGCTGAAGGAGGCGCGGCGGGAGCGCGAGGTCGTCTTCATCGGCCACGGCTTCACGCCGGAGACGCGCGCGCTGCTGATCGACGGAACGATGGAGGCGGTGATCACCCAGGACCCGCGCAGCGCCCTGATGAGCTGCGCCGCCGTCTTCGCCAATCTGCGCGCGGGGCGGGAGGCGATGCACGGCGTGGAGCCGCCGCGCATCGAGGTCATCTTCAGGGAGAACCTGCCCCCCGCGGCTCCACCGTGA
- a CDS encoding TRAP transporter substrate-binding protein, which translates to MNPLSRRTMLKALAATPAAGMVAGLAAGAGTATLIGAPRIARAAEFDFKYGNNLPLTHPLNVRSHEAAERIRRETNGRVDIQIFPNNQLGGDTDMLSQVRSGGITFFTPSALVIATLVPVAAINAVGFAFADYGQVWSAMDGKLGEHVRGAISKVGLHAFEKMWDNGFRQMTSGAKPIQTAADMDGLKIRVPVSPLSIAMFKSLSAAPASLQFSEVYSSLQTRIVDAQENPLPIIQVAKLYEVQKYCALSNHIWDGFWFIANGRAWRGLPPDLQKIVSTAINDAGVQQREDIKALNQSVQADLQSKGLAFNQPSPDSFRAKLRDSGFYGEWKGRFGDEAWALLEGAVGKLA; encoded by the coding sequence ATGAACCCGCTCTCGCGCCGCACGATGCTCAAGGCGTTGGCCGCCACTCCGGCGGCCGGAATGGTTGCCGGGTTGGCCGCGGGGGCCGGCACCGCCACGCTGATCGGCGCGCCGCGCATCGCCCGCGCCGCCGAGTTCGACTTCAAGTACGGCAACAACCTGCCGCTGACCCACCCGCTGAACGTCCGCTCGCACGAGGCGGCGGAGCGCATCCGCCGCGAGACGAACGGCCGCGTCGACATCCAGATCTTCCCGAACAACCAGCTCGGCGGCGACACCGACATGCTGTCGCAGGTGCGCAGCGGCGGCATCACCTTCTTCACGCCCTCGGCGCTGGTCATCGCCACGCTGGTCCCGGTCGCCGCCATCAACGCCGTGGGCTTCGCCTTCGCCGACTATGGGCAGGTCTGGTCGGCCATGGACGGCAAGCTGGGCGAGCATGTGCGCGGCGCCATTTCCAAGGTCGGCCTGCACGCCTTCGAGAAGATGTGGGACAACGGCTTCCGCCAGATGACCAGCGGGGCCAAGCCGATCCAGACCGCCGCCGACATGGACGGGCTGAAGATCCGCGTGCCGGTCAGCCCGCTCAGCATCGCCATGTTCAAGTCGCTGTCCGCCGCCCCGGCCAGCCTGCAGTTCTCGGAGGTCTATTCCTCGCTCCAGACGCGCATCGTCGACGCGCAGGAGAACCCGCTGCCGATCATCCAGGTCGCCAAGCTGTACGAGGTGCAGAAGTACTGCGCCCTGTCCAACCACATCTGGGACGGCTTCTGGTTCATCGCCAACGGGCGCGCGTGGCGCGGCCTGCCCCCCGACCTGCAGAAGATCGTCTCCACCGCGATCAACGACGCCGGCGTGCAGCAGCGCGAGGACATCAAGGCGCTGAACCAGTCGGTGCAGGCCGACCTCCAGTCCAAGGGCCTCGCCTTCAACCAGCCGTCCCCCGACAGCTTCCGCGCCAAGCTCCGCGACAGCGGCTTCTACGGCGAATGGAAGGGCCGCTTCGGCGACGAGGCCTGGGCGCTGCTGGAAGGCGCCGTCGGCAAGCTCGCCTAA
- a CDS encoding TRAP transporter large permease subunit → MPGAASGGSWTDRLDRGLAATVEGAAALIVLAEIVILLAGVTARYVFHAPLVWSDELASILFLWLSMLGAVVALRRGEHMRMTGLVSRVGPTPRALLETLAITAPIAFLAMILHPALDYAMEEQFIVTPALEISNAWRAAALPTGLGLMVVVALIRLMRMRNLRITLAAVALTAAVTVAFWLAGPVLKPLGQTNLVIFFVGVVAACVFGGVPIAFSFALATFGYLALTTSTPLLVMVGRLDEGMSHLILLAVPLFVFLGLLIEMTGMARAMIQFLASLLGHVRGGLSYVLIGAMYLVSGISGSKIADMAAIAPVLFPEMKKRGAPPGDLVALLSATGAQTETIPPSIVLITIGSVTGVSIAALFAGGLLPAVVLGAALCAVVWWRYRHEDLSHIRRPPASEIARLAVAALPAILLPFVIRAAVVEGVATATEVSTIGIAYSTIMGLLVYRQFDWARLKPMLIETASLTGAIIFIVGCATAMAWGLTQSGFSRALALWMADIPGGGYGFLAISIVAFIILGSVLEGIPAIVLFGPLLFPIARDAGVHEVHYAMVVIFAMGIGLFAPPFGVGYYGACAISKVSPDEGLKHIWGYVAALLVGLIVVAAIPWISTGFLPY, encoded by the coding sequence ATGCCAGGGGCCGCGTCCGGCGGTTCCTGGACCGATCGGCTGGACCGCGGCCTCGCCGCGACGGTGGAGGGTGCCGCCGCCCTCATCGTTCTGGCCGAGATCGTCATCCTGCTGGCCGGGGTGACGGCGCGCTACGTCTTCCACGCGCCGCTGGTGTGGTCGGACGAGCTGGCCTCCATCCTCTTCCTGTGGCTGTCCATGCTGGGCGCCGTGGTGGCGCTGCGCCGCGGCGAGCACATGCGGATGACCGGGCTGGTCAGCCGCGTCGGCCCGACGCCACGCGCCCTGCTGGAGACGCTGGCGATCACCGCACCGATCGCTTTCCTGGCGATGATCCTGCACCCCGCCCTGGACTACGCCATGGAGGAGCAGTTCATCGTCACCCCGGCGCTGGAGATCAGCAACGCCTGGCGCGCGGCGGCCCTGCCGACCGGGCTGGGGCTGATGGTCGTGGTCGCGCTGATCCGGCTGATGCGGATGCGCAACCTCCGGATCACCCTGGCGGCGGTCGCCCTGACCGCGGCGGTGACCGTGGCCTTCTGGCTGGCCGGTCCGGTGCTGAAGCCGCTGGGGCAGACCAACCTCGTCATCTTCTTCGTCGGCGTGGTCGCCGCCTGCGTGTTCGGCGGCGTTCCCATCGCCTTCTCCTTCGCGCTGGCCACCTTCGGCTATCTGGCGCTGACCACCTCGACCCCGCTGCTCGTCATGGTCGGGCGGCTGGACGAGGGCATGTCGCACCTGATCCTGCTGGCGGTGCCGCTGTTCGTCTTCCTCGGCCTGCTGATCGAGATGACCGGCATGGCCCGCGCCATGATCCAGTTCCTCGCCAGCCTGCTCGGCCATGTGCGCGGCGGCCTGTCCTACGTGCTGATCGGGGCGATGTATCTGGTGTCGGGCATTTCCGGTTCGAAGATCGCCGACATGGCGGCCATCGCGCCGGTGCTGTTCCCGGAGATGAAGAAGCGCGGCGCCCCTCCGGGCGACCTCGTCGCCCTGCTGTCGGCGACCGGCGCGCAGACCGAGACCATCCCGCCCTCCATCGTGCTCATCACCATCGGCTCGGTCACCGGCGTGTCCATCGCGGCGCTGTTCGCGGGCGGCCTGCTGCCGGCGGTGGTGCTGGGTGCGGCGCTCTGCGCCGTCGTCTGGTGGCGCTACCGCCATGAGGATCTGAGCCACATCCGCCGCCCGCCGGCGTCCGAGATCGCCCGTCTGGCCGTGGCCGCCCTGCCGGCCATCCTGCTGCCCTTCGTCATCCGCGCCGCGGTGGTGGAAGGTGTGGCGACGGCGACCGAGGTGTCGACCATCGGCATCGCCTACTCCACCATCATGGGTCTGCTGGTCTACCGCCAGTTCGACTGGGCGCGGCTGAAGCCGATGCTGATCGAGACGGCGTCGCTGACCGGGGCGATCATCTTCATCGTCGGCTGCGCCACCGCCATGGCCTGGGGCCTGACGCAGTCCGGCTTCTCCCGCGCGCTGGCCCTGTGGATGGCCGACATCCCCGGCGGCGGCTACGGCTTCCTCGCCATCTCCATCGTCGCCTTCATCATCCTGGGCAGCGTTCTGGAGGGCATCCCCGCCATCGTCCTGTTCGGCCCGCTGCTGTTCCCCATCGCCCGCGACGCCGGGGTGCACGAGGTGCATTACGCGATGGTCGTGATCTTCGCCATGGGCATCGGCCTGTTCGCCCCGCCCTTCGGCGTCGGTTACTACGGCGCCTGCGCCATCAGCAAGGTCAGCCCGGACGAAGGTCTGAAGCACATCTGGGGCTACGTCGCCGCCCTTCTTGTGGGCCTGATCGTGGTCGCCGCCATTCCGTGGATTTCCACCGGCTTCCTTCCCTATTGA
- a CDS encoding VOC family protein codes for MSRFFGQIRQAGYVVDDIEAAMDYWSRTLGIGPWFYNERVPIRNYTYRGERYEVHNSVALANSGPLQMELIQTRNDAPSMYRDFLKAGRTGLQHVAYWTEDYDADLERLTAQGFKPVMSGEVGEKGRFVYFDTEYHPGTVIELSEVAGPKGKMFDLIRNASLDWDGRDPVRPFPDLSRL; via the coding sequence ATGAGCCGATTCTTCGGCCAGATCCGGCAGGCTGGCTACGTCGTCGACGACATCGAAGCCGCCATGGACTACTGGAGCCGCACCCTGGGCATCGGCCCGTGGTTCTACAACGAGCGGGTTCCGATCCGGAACTACACCTACCGCGGGGAGCGGTACGAGGTTCACAACTCGGTGGCGCTCGCCAACTCCGGCCCGCTCCAGATGGAGCTGATCCAGACCCGCAACGACGCGCCGTCGATGTACCGCGACTTCCTGAAGGCCGGGCGCACCGGGCTCCAGCACGTCGCCTACTGGACCGAGGACTACGACGCCGACCTGGAGCGGCTGACCGCCCAGGGCTTCAAGCCGGTGATGAGCGGCGAGGTCGGCGAGAAGGGCCGCTTCGTCTATTTCGACACCGAGTACCACCCCGGCACGGTGATCGAGCTGTCGGAGGTCGCCGGGCCGAAAGGCAAGATGTTCGACCTGATCCGCAACGCCTCCCTCGACTGGGACGGCCGCGATCCGGTCCGGCCCTTCCCCGACCTCAGCCGCCTGTGA
- a CDS encoding ribulose-bisphosphate carboxylase large subunit family protein — MRSDRFEATYLIETPLDPAKVAEVMAGEQSCGTFTRVHGETDDLRARARAVVERVEELEPAASPSLPNTWLERQKRPGPWRRARVAISFPTGNVGANLPTLAATVAGNLFDLGEVTGLRLDSVRLPAAYRKGFDAPRHGVAGTRRLTGVERGALVGSIIKPNLGLSAEETGELVGTLCAAGLDFIKDDEICADPIHAPLAQRVPAVMDRVRRHQDRTGKHVMVAFNISDETDAMRRHADLVEREGGSCVMVSLNWCGFSAVQTLRRHSGLVLHGHRNGFGALSRHPSLGIGFDAYQTLWRLAGVDHMHVHGLQGKFAQPDAEVIDGAKSCLAPLAEGCDDAVMPAFSSGQWAGTVPVTWDAVGTDDLLFMSGGGIMAHPDGPAAGVTSIRQAWAAVREGVALPDAAATRPELKRALEFFGAAK; from the coding sequence ATGCGCTCCGACCGCTTCGAGGCGACCTATCTGATCGAGACCCCGCTGGACCCCGCCAAGGTGGCGGAGGTCATGGCGGGGGAGCAGTCCTGCGGCACCTTCACCCGCGTCCACGGCGAGACGGACGACCTGCGCGCCCGCGCCCGCGCCGTGGTGGAGCGGGTGGAGGAGCTGGAACCCGCCGCCTCCCCCAGCCTGCCGAACACATGGCTGGAGCGGCAGAAGCGGCCCGGACCGTGGCGGCGCGCCCGCGTCGCCATCAGCTTCCCCACCGGCAACGTCGGCGCCAACCTGCCGACGCTGGCCGCGACGGTGGCCGGCAACCTCTTCGACCTGGGCGAGGTCACCGGCCTGCGGCTCGACTCCGTCCGCCTGCCCGCCGCGTACCGCAAGGGCTTCGACGCGCCGCGGCACGGCGTGGCCGGCACGCGGCGGCTGACCGGGGTGGAGCGCGGGGCGCTGGTCGGCTCCATCATCAAGCCGAACCTCGGCCTGTCGGCGGAAGAGACCGGCGAACTGGTCGGCACGCTCTGCGCCGCCGGGCTGGACTTCATCAAGGACGACGAGATCTGCGCCGACCCGATCCACGCCCCGCTGGCCCAGCGCGTGCCGGCGGTGATGGACCGGGTACGCCGCCACCAGGACCGCACCGGCAAGCACGTCATGGTCGCCTTCAACATCAGCGACGAGACGGACGCCATGCGCCGCCACGCCGATCTGGTGGAGCGCGAGGGCGGAAGCTGCGTGATGGTCAGCCTGAACTGGTGCGGCTTCTCCGCCGTGCAGACGCTGCGCCGCCACAGCGGGCTGGTGCTGCACGGCCACCGCAACGGCTTCGGCGCCCTGTCGCGCCACCCCAGCCTGGGCATCGGCTTCGACGCCTACCAGACGCTGTGGCGGCTCGCCGGGGTGGACCACATGCACGTCCACGGCCTCCAGGGCAAGTTCGCCCAGCCCGACGCGGAGGTCATCGACGGCGCCAAGTCCTGCCTCGCCCCGCTGGCCGAGGGCTGCGACGACGCGGTGATGCCGGCCTTCTCCTCCGGCCAGTGGGCGGGGACCGTCCCCGTCACCTGGGACGCGGTGGGGACGGACGATCTGCTGTTCATGTCCGGCGGCGGCATCATGGCCCATCCGGACGGCCCCGCAGCCGGCGTGACGAGCATCCGCCAGGCCTGGGCGGCGGTGCGCGAGGGCGTCGCCCTGCCGGACGCCGCCGCGACCCGGCCGGAGCTGAAGCGCGCCCTGGAGTTCTTCGGAGCGGCCAAGTGA
- a CDS encoding four-carbon acid sugar kinase family protein, with amino-acid sequence MTAAHPPPRLGWYGDDFTGATDTLATLAKAGQRALLLLEIPDAERLAGLGPLDALGIAGASRTMAPEALRAELEPVGRFFAGLGVPVMHYKCCSTFDSAPQVGSIGAAVAALRPFFPNRFLPVVGGQPNIGRYCLFSTLFAAAGTGGTVHRIDRHPTMKAHPVTPMMEADLRLHLGAQGLEGMGALHYPDYGLDAGMLDEKLDRMVPGGASAVLLDIAQATDLAPVGRLIWERARRSPLLAVGPSGVVQALATQWERDETVGDAPLAPAEGPVFVLAGSLSPVTRRQIAAASSFHRMPADAGALCRDDAYRERLRSEIAGLLGQGRNVLVWTAPAEGEAPDTAQSAAVADATADFVASVARAVPLRRLGIAGGDTSSKAVKALGLWGLSYRTALSPGVTVSLTHSAHPPTDGVELMLKGGQMGSEDLFERLVHGG; translated from the coding sequence GTGACGGCCGCACACCCACCGCCCCGGCTGGGCTGGTACGGGGACGACTTCACCGGGGCCACCGACACGCTGGCCACGCTGGCGAAGGCCGGGCAGCGGGCGCTGCTTCTGCTGGAGATCCCCGACGCGGAGCGGCTGGCCGGGCTCGGTCCGCTGGACGCGCTGGGGATCGCCGGGGCCTCGCGCACCATGGCCCCGGAAGCCCTGCGGGCGGAGCTGGAGCCGGTGGGGCGCTTCTTCGCCGGGCTCGGCGTTCCGGTGATGCACTACAAGTGCTGCTCGACCTTCGACAGCGCGCCGCAGGTCGGCAGCATCGGCGCGGCGGTGGCGGCCCTGCGGCCATTCTTCCCCAACCGCTTCCTGCCGGTGGTGGGCGGCCAGCCGAACATCGGGCGCTACTGCCTGTTCAGCACGCTGTTCGCCGCGGCGGGCACCGGTGGGACGGTCCACCGCATCGACCGCCACCCGACGATGAAGGCCCATCCGGTGACCCCGATGATGGAGGCCGACCTGCGCCTCCACCTCGGCGCGCAGGGGCTGGAGGGGATGGGCGCCCTGCACTACCCGGATTACGGGCTGGATGCCGGAATGTTGGATGAAAAGCTGGACCGGATGGTGCCGGGCGGCGCGTCGGCCGTCCTGCTGGACATCGCCCAGGCAACGGATCTGGCGCCCGTCGGGCGGTTGATCTGGGAGCGGGCACGCCGCTCGCCCCTGCTGGCGGTCGGGCCGAGCGGCGTGGTCCAGGCGCTGGCCACCCAATGGGAGCGCGACGAGACGGTCGGCGACGCGCCGCTGGCCCCGGCGGAGGGGCCGGTCTTCGTGCTGGCCGGCAGTCTGTCGCCGGTCACGCGCCGGCAGATCGCCGCGGCCTCCTCCTTCCACCGGATGCCGGCGGACGCTGGCGCCCTGTGCCGCGACGACGCCTACCGCGAGCGGCTGCGGAGCGAGATCGCCGGCCTGCTGGGCCAGGGCCGGAACGTGCTGGTGTGGACCGCCCCGGCGGAGGGCGAGGCGCCCGACACCGCCCAGTCCGCCGCCGTCGCCGACGCGACCGCGGACTTCGTCGCCTCGGTCGCCCGTGCAGTGCCGCTGCGCCGCCTGGGCATCGCCGGAGGCGACACCTCCAGTAAGGCGGTGAAGGCGCTGGGCCTGTGGGGCCTGTCCTACCGGACGGCGCTCAGCCCCGGTGTGACGGTCAGCCTGACCCACAGCGCGCACCCGCCCACCGATGGCGTGGAGCTGATGCTCAAGGGCGGGCAGATGGGATCGGAGGATCTGTTCGAACGGCTGGTGCACGGAGGGTGA
- a CDS encoding helix-turn-helix domain-containing protein: protein MHAHTAIAAQPTRVPHGHQAAVMAMPRVAPSRPTAGFAANDADPLAAIAQFRVFDREQSIFAEGEAADAVFRVVDGMIRLYKLLPDGRRQIIGFLQAGDMVGLAFADRYLYSAEAITASTVQRIPRCQLDALLDSQPALARRLLSVTTSELVAAQDQMLLLGRKSALEKLASFLLALSRRAGAGRAIALPMSRCDIADHLGLTTETVSRGFTKLKTSRLIRILDGGRVELLDAEALADLAECA from the coding sequence ATGCACGCTCACACCGCCATCGCCGCCCAGCCGACGCGCGTTCCGCACGGCCATCAGGCCGCCGTGATGGCGATGCCGCGTGTCGCCCCGTCCCGTCCCACCGCCGGCTTCGCCGCCAACGACGCCGACCCGCTGGCTGCCATCGCCCAGTTCCGGGTGTTCGACCGCGAGCAGTCCATCTTCGCCGAGGGCGAGGCCGCCGACGCCGTTTTCCGGGTGGTCGACGGCATGATCCGCCTCTACAAGCTGCTGCCGGACGGGCGCCGCCAGATCATCGGCTTCCTCCAGGCCGGCGACATGGTCGGTCTGGCCTTCGCCGACCGCTATCTCTACTCCGCTGAGGCGATCACGGCCTCCACCGTCCAGCGCATCCCGCGCTGCCAGCTCGACGCCCTGCTGGACTCCCAGCCCGCCCTGGCCCGCCGGCTGCTGTCGGTCACCACCTCCGAGCTGGTGGCGGCGCAGGACCAGATGCTGTTGCTCGGCCGCAAGTCGGCGCTGGAGAAGCTGGCCAGCTTCCTGCTGGCGCTGAGCCGCCGGGCCGGTGCGGGCCGGGCCATCGCCCTGCCGATGAGCCGCTGCGACATCGCCGACCATCTCGGCCTGACCACGGAGACCGTGTCGCGCGGCTTCACCAAGCTGAAGACCTCGCGCCTGATCCGCATCCTGGACGGAGGCCGGGTCGAGCTGCTGGACGCCGAGGCCCTGGCCGACCTCGCCGAGTGCGCCTGA
- a CDS encoding response regulator, producing the protein MESAPHILVAEDERLEALALADTLEGQGLRVTLTHNGLEAIAALESGPASLLMTDLRMPVMDGNELIRRTRARRPTLPVIVMTADSGALRHPESDRLRVLHKPFSFQAAVGAVRAMLDGDGTTG; encoded by the coding sequence ATGGAGTCCGCTCCCCACATCCTCGTCGCCGAGGATGAACGCCTCGAAGCCCTGGCCCTTGCCGACACGCTGGAAGGCCAGGGTCTGCGCGTCACGCTGACCCACAACGGGTTGGAGGCCATCGCCGCCCTGGAAAGCGGCCCGGCGTCGCTGCTGATGACCGACCTGCGGATGCCGGTGATGGATGGCAACGAACTGATTCGCCGGACGCGGGCGCGGCGGCCGACCCTGCCGGTGATCGTCATGACCGCCGACAGCGGCGCCCTCCGGCACCCGGAGTCCGACCGGCTGCGTGTCCTGCACAAGCCCTTCAGCTTCCAGGCGGCGGTCGGCGCGGTCCGCGCCATGCTCGACGGGGACGGGACGACCGGATAG
- a CDS encoding HU family DNA-binding protein, producing the protein MTKADLIDAIAGKLGGTKADAGKALDAVLESLQDALVKGETVKLPGFGQFEIAERGERTGRNPQTGAEIKIAASKAPKFSAGKALKDAVNGKAE; encoded by the coding sequence ATGACGAAGGCCGATCTCATCGACGCGATCGCCGGCAAGCTGGGCGGCACGAAGGCCGACGCCGGCAAGGCGCTGGACGCGGTTCTGGAGAGCCTGCAGGACGCGCTGGTCAAGGGGGAGACGGTCAAGCTGCCGGGCTTCGGCCAGTTCGAGATCGCCGAGCGCGGCGAGCGCACGGGCCGCAACCCGCAGACCGGTGCGGAGATCAAGATCGCCGCCTCCAAGGCGCCGAAGTTCTCCGCCGGCAAGGCCCTCAAGGACGCCGTCAACGGCAAGGCCGAGTAA